The Moorella glycerini genomic interval ATTCTCCTTGAACACGACCCGGCCTCCTGGAACAAAACGTGGTTATTATTGCTTCATGTACCTTGCTATATCTTTATGATTCGCTGCGGTGGAAAATATTCCTTCTGTATCGTAGCATTTTAGGGACGTTTTTTAGGTGGTTTTGCACTGAATTCAATATTTTATTTTTGACCCAACTTTGACACCGCCCCTTAAAAATCAAGGGGTCCATAGGGACAATTGTCACTACAACCCCTTTCTGGGGCTCTTAGTGGCTACCTGAAGGTTAAAATTTTAGGTGGAAGTGGAAGGCCCAAAATTTTTAACAATTCACTCTGGCTTTGTCCGGGCTGGGTGATACTATAAATCCGCTTATCAAGAAACTGCTGGTCAACAGCCTTTATCTCTTCTAATAATTCCAGGATACGGCGGCCGCTTTTATGGGCAACCTTCCAGCGGCGTAACTCTCTTTCTTGACTTTCAGGATCAGGGATTTGTTTCGCCTTAAAAATCTCATCTTCAATATATCGGCGATGTATCACCTCCAGCCATTTTTCAAAGAGATAAGCCAGCACACATATAAAGATGTGTCCCTTAACCCGACTTTCGTTGTAGTGGTAGATAGGCCTCAAGCGAATGAAGTCCTTGATATGGCGAAAGGCGGTTTCTACCTGGAGCAGGTTTTTATAGGCGGCAATTACCTCCTCAGCTGGCAGGTCAGCATTAGTCTGGATTAAAAATTTGCCGTCCCGCAAAGCCTCTTTAGCCAGAGCCGGCTCATTAATTTCAAAGTTGAAAGACTTGCCGTCATAAGTAATATCAAAAATTGGAGCAAGGCCCTTCTTGTTAAGGATAGCAGCTGCTTTAAGCATGACTCCTTTTGTGGTAGGCTTGCGCCCCCGCCGCGGGGTTTCCCGGGCCAGCCTGTCTTTCAGCTCTTGCAATTTTATCCTGGCTTCTTCTATCGCTTTGACCCGAAATTCATAATCCTCTTGGGCTTTGAGAGGATTGTGGCAAAGGATATAGCGAACCGGAGGCTCGAAGTTTTCCTTTTCTTCCTCTTCTCCCTCTACCAAGTTTTCTTTAGGGGGAGCCTGTACCTGCTCTGGTGGTACTTCCACATAAAAGAGGGGGTTATCGCCGTCTATTAGCTGGTATTCTTCGAGGTTTTGGTACCTGGCCAGTAGTTCATCGCTCACTTCCCGGCCGCGTTTATGAAAGCCCAGGATATAACGGAAGTTAGCCTCCTTGAGTTCTTCTAAATTATGACTGGTCAGCATACCCCGGTCGCCCACGAAAATACAGCTCTTGATGGCAAACTTTTGCTTAAGTTGTTCGATGGCGCCAGCCACGGTTACTTTATCAGGTATATTACCTTCAAATACCTGGTGGGCAATAGGCATGCCTTCCGGAGTCACCAGGAGGCCAATATTAATTTGCCGGCAGTCCGGCCGGTGGTCGCGGGAATAACCGAACCTGGCCAGGGGGCAATGGGTACCTTCAAAGTAGCTGCTGGTCAAGTCGTAAAACACCAGGTTAAGCTGATAACTCAAGAGATCCGTAAGCCGGTTGTACAAGTGGCGTTCCAGATAATCCTTCATTTCTTCCAGGACGTCAAGAGTACGGTAAAAATGATGCAACTCAGGCTGTTTCTCTTCCAGTTCCGGCAGGTAAATTTGCCTTAACCATTGGGATACTCCAAGCTTGCTTTTAGGAGCGATGAGGCGGTTTAAAATCATAATCTTGGTGCATAAGGCCACATCCATCTCTACTTGACGATTTTGGAGATAGTTTTTAAAGAAGGCGTCCAGGTCCAGTCGCTCCCAGAAAAAATTCACCACATAGGGGATACCATAATGCTTGGTGCCGAAGGTCTGGAGGTCCTTAACAGTGCCCAGCTCATCTTCCTTAAGGAATTCCCGCAGTTTATTAATAAGCCGCTGTATCTCTTCCTGGGAATACTGGTCGATGTTGCCTAAATGCCCAACCTGGCGCTGTTTTACCTTGCCTTTTTCCCGGTAGGATTCTACCAGGACCAGATAATGGTAGGTATGGCCGCCGCGCCTGGTAGTGATAATACGGGGGAACAAAGGGGCATCACCTCGGTTATCGTCATTACTATTATACCAAGAGATGCCCGGCGTGAAAATACTCTAAGGCAGATTTGTTTTCACTACGTTTTGCCGACTTCGGTAGAGAAAGATCGTTGATATTACTAGTCTTGGTGGTCTTTAAGCCCTTGAAATAGAAGTTTTAGTGTCAAAGTTGGGTTTTGAAAAGCAAAAATTTAAGCCCCGGATGGACCGGGGGCATAGAAGTAAGTAAGTATAGCCTTATCTGATGTGGTACCAACGCGGGAAGACTATTTAACAGCTATAACTTCACGCATACGCTCCAAGAATACCTGAAGATCCTGGCGCAAGGATATCAACGTTTCCGGTAGCTTCTGTACCAGCCTTTCCAACCGTTCGGCTGCCAGGTTGAAACCGTAAACGTTACGAAAAACATGGCGGAAGCCGCGGTATTCGTCCAGCAAGGCTGCTGTTTCTTTCTGGATTACATAGGGGCGTAGTTCCGGTAAATCGAGGGTCATTTGTACCAACAACTGGCGGTGCCATTCCGGATCGGCGGGCAGGCTATGGTCTATTTCTCGGGCAATGGTTTTAAAAATGTTTTCTGCTGCTACATAGAAATCATGGAGTATTGAGCCTGTTGCCCGTAAGAAAAAGGAATCTCCAGCTGGAAAAGCTATCTTAGCGTTTTGGTTTTTGGTTATCAATCCCTTTGCCGCCAGTTCAGCCTTCAGGCGGGCCATGTTCTCCAGTTCCTGGCGTATACGGCCTTCTAAAACAAGGAATTGTTCACCGGTCATAATTCCAGTCCCCTTTTTTGGACTTCTATCAATAAACCCGGTACGGCATCCTCGGCCAGGACAATACTGGGTGGAAAAGGTGCCGTGATGGCTTCTACTTCCGACCACATACGCCAGTAAAGTTCTTTAGGTGTAAACCCTTCTACCAACAAATCAATGTCTGAATAGGGGGTAAAATACTCACTCCAGGCCAGGGAACCATAAAGGTAGACCTTTTTAACCTGGTATTTCTCTTTTAACCAGCTGGCAGCCAGGCGAGCCTTGATTAGCGCTTCCTGGCGGCGGTTTATTGCAGCCTGCTTTTCTATTTCAGCCCGCCGCTGCCAGGCCTTCCGCATGGTACTAACGTCATCCAGCACCAGGTTCCCCGCCTTTCTTACTTAAAGCTTACCAAATTTACCTCATTAATTCTCCCGCTACCTGTATTACATTGTATCGTTACTTTTTTTACCAGTCAACGGCCATGTATTTAAGATAGAAAAATATAAGACGCCTTTATGGCGTCCTGTAAAAATGGTCGGAGCGACTGGACTTGAACCAGCGGCCTCTACCACCCCAAGGTAGCGCTCTAGCCAAACTGAGCTACGCCCCGTTATTCCTCTGTGCAAAGAAAAGTATATCACCTGACAAACGGCATTGTCAAGGGGCCACGGGGGCGATCCTGGCGTACCTGGGGCGAGCAAAATTATTTCTTCTGCAGGACACTGTGCAGTTCGCACAGGTGGCGTCTTTCCTGGCGTAACAATTCCTCTATCATAGCCGTTTCGGTTACGGATACAAGGTTCTTTAAACCGTTAAAAAACAATAGGGAATCCTTTTCAAACTGGATGGCCAGGTTAATAGCTTCTTGATCGGTAGTAATCTGCTGGGCTAGGGTCTCGGGGTCCAGTTCCCGAGGAAAGACGCTGTTATCCACCAGGGCTTGCATATATTCAGCATACTCTCCGGGATATGATTCCGGCGGGTCATAAGGGGTGGCCCTGGCCGCCAGCCGGGTAAAATCGAGGATATGTTGCTCTTCTTCTTGGGACAGGCGGGCAAAAAGTTGCCGGAGTTCCGGCTGCCGGGCGTTTGTACCCATGGCCTGGTAAAATGCCCGGCCATTTTCTTCGATGGCCCGGGCAAACTCGAAGACTTCGCTGGCGTGGAACATAAGCGATCCCCTTTACTGGTAGCATGCTTGTTATGAAGTTATGGTATTGCTTAGACGGAACCGCCGCCGCAGTCGGGAATATAGCAGTTGGCGTCCACAAAACTACAAACCGACTGGCAGGAAGGACATTTTTCCGGCGGCGCTTTGCCTTCAAAGGCATAACCGCAAACGGAACAGCGCCATTTGTTCATGCCAATATACTTCCTCCCGGATCCGGGTGAGATTATTGTAGTCATTATTGTAACCAGGCTAGTTATTTTAGCATGTTTTCAAGCTTCAGGTTCAAACATCTCTTTGCCCGCGCTGCATACCGGGCAAACCCAGTCTTCCGGCAATGCGCTAAAGGGTGTTCCCGCAGGGATGTCGTTATCTGGATCGCCTTCGGCCGGATCGTAGACATAACCGCATACTGTGCAAACATATTTTTCCATGATTTTATACCTCCTGGATGATTAATCAGTTGCCTTCTTGATTTGATTTCCAGTGGCCGTGGAGATTACAGTAGGCGCGGGCAGTAGCGCTGCTGGCTGCAGTGGCGAATACCGCTTCGGGGGCGTCGCCGGGTTCCAGGTGCTGTCGCAAGACCTGGCCGCCGGCCTGCAGTTCGATCCACTCAATATAATGCTTTTCTTCCATTGGATGGGGAACACTGCCAACGGTCACTTTAAAACCACCATTAACTTTAGTAACTACCGGGACATGCTTTTCTTTGCTGGCGTCTACGGTGTTCTCTGCCAATAACTCCATGGGTTTGCCGCAGCAGACCAGTGCCCCAACAGCGGGATGAAGGACCTCGACGATATTACCGCAAACATTGCACCTGTAAACCTGGCCGATTGCCGTCATAATTAAATTCCCCCTTTTAGTAAGGATTACTATTTGCAATTAATATTCGCTGTTATAGCCTTTTTTCCTGCTGGCTAAAAAATTTTTTAAAAAAGGTTCTACCCTTTAATGCTCCTGAAATTAAACTGAATACCTGCCTTGACTTCCTAACTTTGGTAAGGTAAAATGGCGTCGAAATCTTATAGAGGAGTGAGCAATATGCCCGGTCTTAAAGGTACCCGGACGGAAAAAAACCTGCTGACGGCCTTTGCCGGCGAGTCCCAGGCCCGCAACCGCTATACTTACTATGCCAGCCAGGCAAAAAAAGAAGGTTATGAGCAGATTGCAGCTATCTTTTTAGAAACTGCCGATAACGAAAAAGAACATGCCAAGCGTATCTTTAAATTCCTGGAGGGCGGCGAAGTAGAGATTAGCGCCGCTTTCCCGGCAGGTACCATCGCCACTACTTCCTTGAACCTGGCCGCCAGTGCCGACGGGGAAAATTATGAGCATACCACCATGTATCCCGAGTTTGCCCGGGTAGCCGAAGAAGAAGGTTTCAAAGAGATAGCTGCCGTCTTCCGGGCCATTGCCCGGGCCGAGAAGGGACATGAAGACCGTTATCGCGCCCTGCTGGCTAATATAGAAAATAACCGTGTCTTTAAGCGGGATGAAAAGGTGACATGGCGCTGCCGCAACTGCGGTTATATCCATGAAGGCACTGCCGCCCCAGAAATATGCCCGGCGTGTGCTCATCCCCAGGCGTTCTTTGAACTACAGGCGGAAAATTACTAAGGGGTAGCGATAGCCTATCATCCGGGTGCACCTGGCTCCTATGCCAGGCGATGCTTGCAAAAAACAAACCGAAAGGATGATTAAGAATCCATGGGCCAGCCCGTTACCATTGCGGAAGGTATTTACTGGGTGGGGGCCATCGACTGGAACATCCGCTACTTTCATGGCCCCGCCTTTTCCACCCACCGGGGTACTACATATAATGCCTATTATATTGTCGATGAAAAAACCGCTCTGGTGGATACCGTTTACGAGCCCTTTCAAGAGGAATTGATCGCCAAACTGAAGCAGATCCAGGACCCGGTGAAAATCGATTACCTGGTGGTCAACCACACTGAAAGCGACCACGCCGGCGCCTTCCCGGCCATCATGGACCTCTGCCCCGGCGCCCACGTCCTCTGTACCCAGCGGGGTTATGAAAGTCTCAGGGATCATTACCCTCATCTTGATTTCCAGTACACCATTGTCAAAACCAGGACCAGCATCAGCCTTGGTAAACGTTCCCTGACATTTATCGAAGCGCCCATGCTCCACTGGCCCGACAGCATGTTTACCTATGTTCCCGAAGAGGCCCTGCTCATGCCCAACGATGCCTTCGGACAGCATATTGCCTCCAGCGCCCGCTTCGATGAGCAAGTAGATGTGGGACTCATCATGGACGAGGCGGCCAAGTATTACGCCAACATCCTCATGCCCTTCAGCAGCCTGATTACCAAAAAGCTGGAAGAAATCCAAAAGATGAACCTGGCCGTTAAGACTATCGCCCCCAGCCACGGCATTATCTGGCGGCGGGATCCCCACCGGATCATTGAGGCCTATGCCCGCTGGGCTGAAGGCAAAGGTACGGCGAAAGCCGTTATTGCCTACGATACCATGTGGCTGAGTACGGAAAAGATGGCTTATGCCTTCCTGGACGGCCTGGTGGCCGGGGGCTGTGAGGTCAAGCTCTTCAAGCTCTCCGTATCCGACCGCAATGATATTATCAAAGAGATCCTCGATGCCCGCGCCGTCCTGGTGGGCTCGCCGACCATCAATAACGACATCCTGCCGGTGGTTTCTCCCCTCCTGGATGACCTGGTGGGCTTAAGGCCAAAAAATAAAATCGGCCTGGCCTTCGGCGCTTACGGCTGGGGTGGCGGCGCCCAGAAGATCCTGGAGGAGCGCCTGAAGGCCGCCAAAATCGAGCTTTTTGCCGAGCCCGGCCCCACAGTGAAGTGGGTGCCCAAGACAGAAGACCTGCAGCGTTGCTACGAACTGGGGCGGGAAATGGCGGCCAGAATTAAGGATTAACAAAGGAGGGAGCATTTTGGACACCAAAGCCCTGCACACCATCTCTTACGGGCTATATGTTGTTACGGCAAAAAAGGGCGACCGCTGCAACGGCCAGGTTGCCAATACCGTCTTCCAGATTTCCTCGGAACCGCCGACGGTTGCCGTCAGCATCAACAAGCAAAACCTGACCCATGAATTTATCCAGGCCGGCCAGAGCTTTGCCGTCTCGGTCCTGGCCAGGGAGGCCCCCCTCTCCCTCATCGGCCAGTTCGGATTTAAATCCGGCCGTGAGGTAGACAAGTTTGCCGGGTTGAACTACAAGCTAACGCAAGCAGGTCTTCCTTACCTGGCCGAGCACACCCTAGCGTACCTGGAAGCTAAAGTAAATCAAACGGTTGACGCCGGTACCCACAGCATATTTATCGGCACTTTAACGGACGCCGCCGTCCTGCTCCAGGGTGAGCCCATGACCTATGCCTACTACCACCAGGTCAAGCGCGGCACGACCCCGAAAACGGCGCCGACCTTTGTTGCCTCCCGGGAGGAAGCCGGGCCAGCAGCCGCTGCTCCCAGGTACCAGTGCACTATCTGCAACTATATTTATGACCAGCAGCAGGGCGACCCGGAGCACGGCATTGCTCCGGGTACCCCCTTTGAGGACCTGCCGGGCGAATGGGCCTGCCCTATCTGCGGCGCCGGTAAAGAAGCCTTCGAGAGAATTTGCTAGCTGCACCCTCTGGATTAACAAAAGCCATCTGTCTCACGCAGATGGCTTTTTGTTCATTTCCCAATTAGTTATCCTCATAGGCCGCCAAAAATCCTCTCTGGGAATACCAGCTTGGGTGCAAATAGTTCAACTCAATAAGCATACAACGTACCATATGGCCGTTTATTGTAGGGTATCAACTTGGTAAAGGGCCGGGCCAGGATCTTTTCGGCCTCCAAGTCAAAATAACGGGCAAAATCGCCCACAATTTCCCGCAGGCGCTTCTGGTCAGCGGCTGTAGGTGGTACTGCTTTAACTTCTTTACCCAGGTAGAAGGTATCTACCTGGCCGCGGATAAAGATCTCGCCGCCGTGCATCCCGGTGCCTACAAAATTACCCACCATGGCTTCCCCGGGTTGCAAATCCAGGCCCAGCAGGACCAGGGTACCACCGGCCATGTACTCGCCGAAAAAGTCCCCGGCCTTGCCGCCAATGACAATCAAGGGATTTTTCTCCCGGAAGGCCTTCATGTGGATACCCACCCGGTAGCCGACATTGCCGCGGATGAAGATCCGGCCGCCGCGCATGGAGTAACCGGCTATATCGGTGGCGTTGCCGTGGATAATTACCGTGCCGTCGTTCATGGTGTTGCCCACGCCGTCCTGGGCATTACCGAAAACCTCTATTTCCAGCCCGTCCATCAGGGCCGCCAGGTTGTTACCCGGCACACCGTAAATCTCCAGCCGGGCCCGGCCCTGGACCCCGGCACCGATGTAACGCTGGCCGTTGACGTTTTTTAAAACCAGTTCCCGGCAGCCGTTATCCAGGAGGGTCCTGATAGACTCATTCAGGACTTGATAAGACAGGCCCCGGGCATTCAAGGTTTCCATAAAATCCCCTTCACCTCACTCTGCCAGCTTTTGCTGCCAGATGGTTTCCGGTAAACTCAAGAGACCAAAATCTGGCCGCAGCAATGCATCTTTAAAGGACGTGACCTCAATGCCTTCTTCGAGCAACTGGCGGTA includes:
- a CDS encoding flavin reductase yields the protein MDTKALHTISYGLYVVTAKKGDRCNGQVANTVFQISSEPPTVAVSINKQNLTHEFIQAGQSFAVSVLAREAPLSLIGQFGFKSGREVDKFAGLNYKLTQAGLPYLAEHTLAYLEAKVNQTVDAGTHSIFIGTLTDAAVLLQGEPMTYAYYHQVKRGTTPKTAPTFVASREEAGPAAAAPRYQCTICNYIYDQQQGDPEHGIAPGTPFEDLPGEWACPICGAGKEAFERIC
- the rd gene encoding rubredoxin, which codes for MEKYVCTVCGYVYDPAEGDPDNDIPAGTPFSALPEDWVCPVCSAGKEMFEPEA
- a CDS encoding desulfoferrodoxin, which codes for MTAIGQVYRCNVCGNIVEVLHPAVGALVCCGKPMELLAENTVDASKEKHVPVVTKVNGGFKVTVGSVPHPMEEKHYIEWIELQAGGQVLRQHLEPGDAPEAVFATAASSATARAYCNLHGHWKSNQEGN
- the fprA gene encoding nitric oxide reductase FrpA, which codes for MGQPVTIAEGIYWVGAIDWNIRYFHGPAFSTHRGTTYNAYYIVDEKTALVDTVYEPFQEELIAKLKQIQDPVKIDYLVVNHTESDHAGAFPAIMDLCPGAHVLCTQRGYESLRDHYPHLDFQYTIVKTRTSISLGKRSLTFIEAPMLHWPDSMFTYVPEEALLMPNDAFGQHIASSARFDEQVDVGLIMDEAAKYYANILMPFSSLITKKLEEIQKMNLAVKTIAPSHGIIWRRDPHRIIEAYARWAEGKGTAKAVIAYDTMWLSTEKMAYAFLDGLVAGGCEVKLFKLSVSDRNDIIKEILDARAVLVGSPTINNDILPVVSPLLDDLVGLRPKNKIGLAFGAYGWGGGAQKILEERLKAAKIELFAEPGPTVKWVPKTEDLQRCYELGREMAARIKD
- a CDS encoding ferritin-like domain-containing protein, whose amino-acid sequence is MFHASEVFEFARAIEENGRAFYQAMGTNARQPELRQLFARLSQEEEQHILDFTRLAARATPYDPPESYPGEYAEYMQALVDNSVFPRELDPETLAQQITTDQEAINLAIQFEKDSLLFFNGLKNLVSVTETAMIEELLRQERRHLCELHSVLQKK
- a CDS encoding rubredoxin-like domain-containing protein: MNKWRCSVCGYAFEGKAPPEKCPSCQSVCSFVDANCYIPDCGGGSV
- the rbr gene encoding rubrerythrin yields the protein MPGLKGTRTEKNLLTAFAGESQARNRYTYYASQAKKEGYEQIAAIFLETADNEKEHAKRIFKFLEGGEVEISAAFPAGTIATTSLNLAASADGENYEHTTMYPEFARVAEEEGFKEIAAVFRAIARAEKGHEDRYRALLANIENNRVFKRDEKVTWRCRNCGYIHEGTAAPEICPACAHPQAFFELQAENY
- a CDS encoding nucleotidyltransferase family protein — protein: MLDDVSTMRKAWQRRAEIEKQAAINRRQEALIKARLAASWLKEKYQVKKVYLYGSLAWSEYFTPYSDIDLLVEGFTPKELYWRMWSEVEAITAPFPPSIVLAEDAVPGLLIEVQKRGLEL
- a CDS encoding IS1634 family transposase, coding for MFPRIITTRRGGHTYHYLVLVESYREKGKVKQRQVGHLGNIDQYSQEEIQRLINKLREFLKEDELGTVKDLQTFGTKHYGIPYVVNFFWERLDLDAFFKNYLQNRQVEMDVALCTKIMILNRLIAPKSKLGVSQWLRQIYLPELEEKQPELHHFYRTLDVLEEMKDYLERHLYNRLTDLLSYQLNLVFYDLTSSYFEGTHCPLARFGYSRDHRPDCRQINIGLLVTPEGMPIAHQVFEGNIPDKVTVAGAIEQLKQKFAIKSCIFVGDRGMLTSHNLEELKEANFRYILGFHKRGREVSDELLARYQNLEEYQLIDGDNPLFYVEVPPEQVQAPPKENLVEGEEEEKENFEPPVRYILCHNPLKAQEDYEFRVKAIEEARIKLQELKDRLARETPRRGRKPTTKGVMLKAAAILNKKGLAPIFDITYDGKSFNFEINEPALAKEALRDGKFLIQTNADLPAEEVIAAYKNLLQVETAFRHIKDFIRLRPIYHYNESRVKGHIFICVLAYLFEKWLEVIHRRYIEDEIFKAKQIPDPESQERELRRWKVAHKSGRRILELLEEIKAVDQQFLDKRIYSITQPGQSQSELLKILGLPLPPKILTFR